TTTCTGTTCATGgcttcgaaacaaaaccatagtTCTTCTGGCCAGTTTTAGTACAGAAAAAAGCTCATTAGGAACGTTTTGAGGACATTCTTGGTTTGAGAATTCGTCAAGATTCTGCTGTTCTTCAGTGTTGACACTCTCGATTACGGACATGGCAGCCTCGACTTCTTCTATGGACGGTCTTTTTGGCAGTGATCGGTAGAGGCTCATGATCTCTTCAACTGTTTCTTGAATTGCAGCCATGGCTATGGTGATTTTGAGGGGGACAGGGTTTTGTTTCTTGGTTATTATATTTGCTCTACAAGAACTAGGAAATTCTTCATATGCTAGCTGGTCAATAGGGACAAAAATATGAAAGAGGCtttattattgaaaaatatCTTGCATTTTCGACTTTCTTTCTcatttataatctaaattttttaaatcgtctgttttaactcattttttaatatttagtttcAGTTGTAGCCATTTAATTAAAGTAgatgaaaaaaagttcaaatatgtcTTTTAGTTTTATGTTTGAAATTCTTGATGGTAAAAGAACAAGTTGGAGcaatatcaaataatataaaaaccatATCTAAATTTGTTGTTCACGTATTTGAGCAGAAGACTACAATTAAAACTGTTGAATTTAGGATTGAAATAGAAAAGTCGGAGacatttttgaatgattaaacttattcaaaaacgataaaaattaaatagtatGCCAAATGAAAGGTCTATATAGTAATTAACAAATAACAAATTCATTTTGTGAAGAAAAGGTCATATGCAAAGTGAGATAAGACATTTTTCAATGATGTAACAGAGTTCAGATCAGCATGAGATTGATGTTTTTCTTATTGCAACCCTTGCGGAAGATAAAATCATTCTTGCAATAAGCCTCCATAATTCTAGATAAGTATTTCATCACAACACAATGGAAAAAATGAGAGGACTTATGAAGATAGACATGCAATATTATCAATTTTTCCAAACAgatacaccataaaaatataTGGAAGAGTGTAAGCAacttgaaaagaaaaaattcaagaattttTATATTGGTGTCAAATTTAGAATGGGCGCTACATAATTTTGCGTGAGCCACATAAGCGATGATTCGCATCGAATTCACCGAGTAACTTCATGTTGttggaaaaataaaagttatattattaaaaatgaaacgATGATAACTTAAGTGTAAATAACTTCTAGTTGAGTAACCGCAAGAAATTTTAACCCACTTTTAATACCATTACTAAAAGTagatatttatgataattttgtCAACAAGTATATTTACATACTCCCTCCAGTATAAAGTAATTAGCAGTTTagaacaaatacaaaaattaaaaaaaactaatttatctAACTGAAATgagtttaattattaaaaatatcaaacttattcttatttaatgtaaaaaaaacttTGTCTTTtcatatcttttattttattttataatgtaatCTATCAATAGTCAACACAAAAATTGAGTTCTTCAGCAGGATCAGCAAAAAACGAGCCTTTATAATGGCACTTCGTAAGATTTGAAATGATAAAAGCTGTGGCTGTGagttattttgattattttcctTAAAAATGACTCGGTTGATATCATTTGCGAAATTGAGAGGGTGAATTGATTCTTTGTTCATTTTTATAGTAACTTTAGATCAACTAAGTCAAGCacccgaaaaaaaaaagtcaattcgTATATTTGTATTGTATTTACTTTGCAAAATTGAGGTAGTttagaaagaaaggaaaaaaaaattcaaatgatcAATATTGTACTCAAAACACCTCGTCTGGAGTTCATAGTTtttataaaccaaatttaaacacTCCGATTTTGAGTCAAATAACTCATCTTCAACCTTCAAAGAGCTTAATGCActaccaaaaaataataaaaaatgaatgagTAGATTTTGATATAGTTGATCAGTTCGATTGCTttatcataaataataattattaaaactataGTTAATTAACCAATATTACGAATGTTCCAactaaaacaaacataaataacCAAGAAACAATGATTAACCGgataaaccaaacaaaaaattttaacaaattttatttttaatgatatatcaaattaaaccaaaatatACAAgttcattatatttttttcaatctgACAGAAATTTTGCTCACCAGTGCCATGCAATTCTGATAAATTAAAAGTCAAATTATTTGAATGGCAACTAAAAAAGAAGAGGTGAAACAGACATTTCACTTGTTTTAAGATAAAACAATGAGCCTTGACTTGCAGAAAGCTAAGGTCTTATTTTAATACATCCACATCTTGCAGAAGACCAGCAGTATGTTCAAGGCAAAGTATATGTAAAAGCATGAGCCTAAAAAACAAGCTCTCTCATCTTATTTACTTACATCCTCATTGTGCTGTAAGCATATGATTCAAGGCAATTGACTgcagtaaaatttaaaatatgaagcATTACCCGGAACGCAAACACGAAATCTTCATGTCGTTTGCTCTTATGAACTTGCACCAAAAACACGGATACGCTGCTCAATTGGAACCCGGCAGCATGGACACATGGCTTTTCCTTTCTTCCCATAATTATCACTGCAATTGGCACACATAACTTGGTGAGCACATGGAAGAAAAACAACTGAAACTTCATCTTTCATACAAATTATGCAATCTCTATCACAGCTGCCTCCTCTATTAGATGAATCCTCGAGTCTATCTAATTCATGAAGCAGTCTAGCAATTGTTTCTCCTTGTGGCTTTGTCTTCTCAGGCTTTCGTAAGGGTAAAGCATTTAATTGATGATTCAATTCAGGAGACTCTGATGATGCTTTTAATCGTGCAAGCTCCTGCTCAAGTCTCTGAAGATCATCTTTGTGACGCTGGAAGTCTATCTCTATCTTGAGGCGCAAAGCCTCAAGATTTCTTTTATTATTGGCCTCAGCTGCTTCCTTTGAGCGACGTTCCTCCTCTACCTGGGATAAAGCTTGCTCTTTCATCTTCAATTCCTGCCTCCATTTAGCCTATAATAACAGCATTGGAAGGCATTAATGGTTGTAGTGTAAATGAGCAGATAAGATAAGATTTCGGTGAAAGAGTTCATAAAAATTTGGAATTTTGCTAAAACTATGATTCTTTATCATAATCAATAAAAACCTAGGAGACCAGCAAAAGATAATTGAAGGCTACAGGAAGTTAAAAGCAAGAACAAACTATTTAAATATCGTGATTTAGCTTATTTTCTTATACGTCCATTACAAATGCTCAAGtttcaaaagaagaataaatcaAAGTACCCCATTAACATGATAAATCAGAAAAAAATTGTTCACCACATAAATTATAATCCAAAGAATCAAAGTAGAAAAGTAAGGGTCCCTAACCTTAACAACTGTCCATATTTTCCAAAAATTTATTCAACGTCTATCAATATAATTTCATTTCTTATTGTTTTGGATTATTTTACATGATATATTTCAGTCTAAAATTTTCAGCAGCTCTCACCGTCAAGGTAGATGCTTGATACTCAATCCTCAGTTCTTCATTCATAAATTTCGATTGTAAATCCAAGATtaaaaaatagcaaattaagATAGAGATGCACCTAACAGATCATCCATCCAAAGCAAGAACCAAAATTACGTTGTATAACAAATACAATCATTTGCTTCAGTGTGTAGAAAAGACATTTAAACTGAATGTGCTCCTCCTAACAGGACAGTATCTAAGATCAGACATACATAAAGATTAAGACAGAGGAAATTAATGAGTGTCTCAGGTGTTATAAAATAGCACAAATCATACATAGGTCTGCACCCTTTGGTTAATGAGGCTTTTGGACTATTATATCTCTATCACACCCACTTTGTCTTTTTTGATACATCCATCCTCTTCAAGTAACGCCACATCAACATTATTTTAATAGCAGATTAATATGCAGACATTATACATCCAAAGGAATGTAcattctatttttataaatataattcgTACATGATATCATGCTCCAAAATTGAGTGTTGGAAATATAGCTATATTCTAAGTTGTTAAAGTCTTACAGCGGCCCCTCCCTTTGTATCAGACTTCCATTGGCTTTGTTCATACAAAAAAGTCATAAAGAAGTGGCAATTAAGCTTCATAGCACTCCCAGCTTGGAAAAAATGGATTTTCAACTGAAAGGGGGTGGATACTCTATAAAGACGGAGATGGAAAGGAGAGTACTTAGCTCAGTGTTAGCAGTTAGATTGCCTGATTTACATACCAAATAAACATGAATAATTTGAAAGGATTGTACTTCATATTGAGAAAAATAAGCCACACGCTGGACATATAAATCCCAAATTCAAAATACCAGCAAATTAACACATGGAGAAAGAATGAGATTAATATTTTGGAGGGAACAATGAGTGAATGATCTATCTGAAAAACACAGTCAGCATTCTCATAATTcacctttaatttaaaaatacaataacaTAAAAATGTAAATGCACAAGATATGTGGATGGCAGGTAAACAGATAGATAGATATACACAGACCAAAAGATGAACATGGCGCACCTCAGCTTCCTTCTGAGCCTGCTCAACCATAGCCAAACATCTCTGCGTCTCCTTGATCTTCTCTTTCTCATCTACAATGTCAACCTGCAACTTAGTTTTCTGTTTCTCCCAAGCCAAAAGCTTCTTCAGGCACCTCTTCTCCCTTCTTGCAGCCTCCATACAAGTTGAAGCTGACTCTGATGAACTTAACTTAGAAGCCTCCATCTCCGCTCTGATTTCCGCATTCTCGGTCTCAAGCCGTCTTACAGCTGCATTTGCCCGATCTACTTGACCACTTGCCTTCCTCAAAGCATTCTCCATCTCTGATAGCCTCTTCATTGTTGAATCCTCTAGagtctgtttccccttttttaatCGTTGTGTCTCCTCCCTCTCCATTCTCAACATTTTAAGCTCGGTTAAATCACCACTAAGCTTTCTTGCAGCTTGCATTGCTTTCTGATGCGCCCACTCCTTTCGCTCCTTTACTTGTCTCTCCAAATCCTTAATCTGGTGAAGAAGATTAACTATCATCTCATCCTTTTGATCTTCTCCAGCATGTTCCAAATTCTCATCAAGATTCAATTCACTAAACTTATTCAACACGGAACAAATCCCATCTTGAAACTTAT
This window of the Mercurialis annua linkage group LG5, ddMerAnnu1.2, whole genome shotgun sequence genome carries:
- the LOC126681125 gene encoding MND1-interacting protein 1-like isoform X2; translated protein: MGCTVRDKHIRTTRRARSAKLEFDPDSPFSKSILQSALKPFPQGNLHPNPNPNLDDNNAWGYCTEEQLEEILLKNLEFLYKEAISKLVSLGYDDDTSLKAILRNGHCYGGMDVLTNILHNSLAYLSSNCTGSNANLDESEPVFNDLRQLEEYSLTAMVCLLQQVRPHLSKGDAMWCLLMSDLHVGRASTIEIPMANGNTNTTTATTMQSCLETVGSNGVDNGVGVVAPALCRFHGGWGFGNGGGSEFAVNGFFSYSAEMTLPKDVDCPKRFNLSPSMKSLLKRNVAMFAAGFRANTKQTQMQSQAQPESGVGILSGGDVTLAAQKSEIPVEKGDESEKSKTQDGVSSVWNKFQDGICSVLNKFSELNLDENLEHAGEDQKDEMIVNLLHQIKDLERQVKERKEWAHQKAMQAARKLSGDLTELKMLRMEREETQRLKKGKQTLEDSTMKRLSEMENALRKASGQVDRANAAVRRLETENAEIRAEMEASKLSSSESASTCMEAARREKRCLKKLLAWEKQKTKLQVDIVDEKEKIKETQRCLAMVEQAQKEAEAKWRQELKMKEQALSQVEEERRSKEAAEANNKRNLEALRLKIEIDFQRHKDDLQRLEQELARLKASSESPELNHQLNALPLRKPEKTKPQGETIARLLHELDRLEDSSNRGGSCDRDCIICMKDEVSVVFLPCAHQVMCANCSDNYGKKGKAMCPCCRVPIEQRIRVFGASS
- the LOC126681125 gene encoding MND1-interacting protein 1-like isoform X1, with protein sequence MGCTVRDKHIRTTRRARSAKLEFDPDSPFSKSILQSALKPFPQGNLHPNPNPNLDDNNAWGYCTEEQLEEILLKNLEFLYKEAISKLVSLGYDDDTSLKAILRNGHCYGGMDVLTNILHNSLAYLSSNCTGSNANLDESEPVFNDLRQLEEYSLTAMVCLLQQVRPHLSKGDAMWCLLMSDLHVGRASTIEIPMANGNTNTTTATTMQSCLETVGSNGVDNGVGVVAPALCRFHGGWGFGNGGGSEFAVNGFFSYSAEMTLPKDVDCPKRFNLSPSMKSLLKRNVAMFAAGFRANTKQTQMQSQAQPESGVGILSGGDVTLAAQKSEIPVEKGDESEKSKTQDGVSSVWNKFQDGICSVLNKFSELNLDENLEHAGEDQKDEMIVNLLHQIKDLERQVKERKEWAHQKAMQAARKLSGDLTELKMLRMEREETQRLKKGKQTLEDSTMKRLSEMENALRKASGQVDRANAAVRRLETENAEIRAEMEASKLSSSESASTCMEAARREKRCLKKLLAWEKQKTKLQVDIVDEKEKIKETQRCLAMVEQAQKEAEVRHVHLLAKWRQELKMKEQALSQVEEERRSKEAAEANNKRNLEALRLKIEIDFQRHKDDLQRLEQELARLKASSESPELNHQLNALPLRKPEKTKPQGETIARLLHELDRLEDSSNRGGSCDRDCIICMKDEVSVVFLPCAHQVMCANCSDNYGKKGKAMCPCCRVPIEQRIRVFGASS
- the LOC126681125 gene encoding MND1-interacting protein 1-like isoform X3, with the protein product MGCTVRDKHIRTTRRARSAKLEFDPDSPFSKSILQSALKPFPQGRASTIEIPMANGNTNTTTATTMQSCLETVGSNGVDNGVGVVAPALCRFHGGWGFGNGGGSEFAVNGFFSYSAEMTLPKDVDCPKRFNLSPSMKSLLKRNVAMFAAGFRANTKQTQMQSQAQPESGVGILSGGDVTLAAQKSEIPVEKGDESEKSKTQDGVSSVWNKFQDGICSVLNKFSELNLDENLEHAGEDQKDEMIVNLLHQIKDLERQVKERKEWAHQKAMQAARKLSGDLTELKMLRMEREETQRLKKGKQTLEDSTMKRLSEMENALRKASGQVDRANAAVRRLETENAEIRAEMEASKLSSSESASTCMEAARREKRCLKKLLAWEKQKTKLQVDIVDEKEKIKETQRCLAMVEQAQKEAEVRHVHLLAKWRQELKMKEQALSQVEEERRSKEAAEANNKRNLEALRLKIEIDFQRHKDDLQRLEQELARLKASSESPELNHQLNALPLRKPEKTKPQGETIARLLHELDRLEDSSNRGGSCDRDCIICMKDEVSVVFLPCAHQVMCANCSDNYGKKGKAMCPCCRVPIEQRIRVFGASS